Proteins from a single region of Antechinus flavipes isolate AdamAnt ecotype Samford, QLD, Australia chromosome 2, AdamAnt_v2, whole genome shotgun sequence:
- the CCL22 gene encoding C-C motif chemokine 22: MLHFQAALLMALILGTALPVTQAGPYGVNMESAICCKKFVGFPLPLKALSYFYFTSKNCSKHGVILVTKKNLEICADPRKTWVKHAIVSIKKGKE, translated from the exons ATGCTTCACTTCCAGGCAGCCCTGCTGATGGCCCTGATCCTAGGCACAGCTCTTCCAGTCACTCAAGCAG gcCCCTATGGAGTAAACATGGAAAGCGCTATATGCTGCAAGAAATTCGTTGGGTTTCCTCTGCCTTTGAAGGCCCTGAGTTATTTCTACTTCACCTCTAAAAACTGCTCGAAACATGGAGTGAT cctggtaaccaaaaaaaatcttgagatttGTGCAGACCCTCGGAAGACCTGGGTAAAACATGCCATAGTGtctatcaaaaagggaaaagaatga